A section of the Nocardioides oleivorans genome encodes:
- a CDS encoding DUF4153 domain-containing protein yields MNALLDAVSSLKTKLGLLVAASVVTAVLLTLLGSAAHVSPLLVLPVSVALALGVTQLLAAGMVAPLRRMTDVTRAMARGDYSGRVRTTATDEVGQLAAAFNTMAEDLATVDRERRDLIATVSHELRTPLTAMTALLENLADGVVPADPDHLAAALEEAQRLGRLVDDLLQLSRLEAGVVELDRQDLALRALVESSVAQVTSAGRGGDVVVQVADGLVVPGDPARLRQLLVNVLDNACRHAPAGTTVQVSGGAGADGWWLEVVDDGGGVDVADRERVFERFGTDGAGGTGLGLAVARWVAQLHGGTLRFLDPAPGHGARLRLEVPTSEVPAPSVPPSPQEPAVTTTAPTPPPAPAPSAPVRTQPGLDALFGRFWPEHGLPSGLRTVLAATAAGLFAGFALSFTDVGITWTLVATASGAAALATARRRREPWTLLCAGLALLLVLPLTLLDAWWLRPLCIVAATAVFLCGITGARTMPGILLSGISWPLASLRGLPWFGRSLRIAGNGSRTTALLRTTAWSLLGLGVFGTIFASANPVFGSWVDQLVPNLTFNDLVGRAFLSCFVFAVTLGAAYLALNPSDVEVMGGRRPAALANRFEWLVPVLVVDAVFLAFIAAQARALVGGEDYIRETTGLTYADFVHQGFGQLTLATALTVLVVWVASRRAGDTPTDRRWLRGSVGLLCVLTLLVVASALRGMAVYQDAYGFTTLRLFVDVFEGWLGFVVLAIMVAGVTGLGRWLPRIALVSGAVALIGLAAINPDAWVADRNLDRYDATGRLDLRYLQGLSSDAAPVIADRLPADVARCVLQDLPWNAMRAETLDDPRAWNLGRSRAEGPLRELGLLPAREEASYDVGDVAVSGCDQVWTAFGE; encoded by the coding sequence GTGAACGCCCTGCTCGATGCCGTCTCGAGCCTCAAGACCAAGCTCGGGCTGCTGGTCGCCGCATCGGTCGTCACGGCGGTGCTGCTCACGCTGCTCGGGTCCGCTGCCCACGTCTCACCCCTGCTCGTGCTCCCCGTGAGCGTCGCGCTGGCGCTCGGCGTCACCCAGCTGCTCGCGGCCGGCATGGTCGCGCCGCTGCGACGGATGACCGACGTGACGCGGGCGATGGCGCGCGGCGACTACTCCGGCCGGGTCCGCACCACCGCGACCGACGAGGTCGGCCAGCTCGCTGCTGCCTTCAACACGATGGCCGAGGACCTCGCCACCGTCGATCGCGAGCGTCGCGACCTGATCGCGACGGTCTCCCACGAGCTGCGTACGCCGCTCACGGCGATGACCGCGCTGCTCGAGAACCTCGCCGACGGGGTCGTGCCCGCCGACCCCGACCACCTCGCGGCAGCGCTCGAGGAGGCCCAGCGGCTGGGCCGGCTGGTCGACGACCTGCTCCAGCTCTCGCGGCTCGAGGCCGGCGTCGTCGAGCTCGACCGCCAGGACCTGGCGCTGCGCGCGCTCGTCGAGTCGTCGGTGGCGCAGGTGACCTCCGCCGGACGCGGCGGCGACGTCGTGGTCCAGGTCGCCGACGGTCTCGTGGTGCCGGGAGACCCCGCGCGCCTGCGCCAGCTGCTCGTCAACGTCCTCGACAACGCGTGTCGCCACGCCCCGGCCGGGACCACGGTGCAGGTGTCCGGAGGCGCCGGTGCCGACGGCTGGTGGCTCGAGGTCGTCGACGACGGCGGGGGAGTGGACGTCGCCGACCGGGAGCGCGTGTTCGAGCGGTTCGGTACCGACGGCGCCGGAGGCACGGGCCTCGGCCTCGCCGTGGCCCGGTGGGTGGCCCAGCTGCACGGCGGCACGCTCCGCTTCCTCGACCCGGCCCCCGGCCACGGTGCCCGGCTGCGGCTCGAGGTCCCCACGTCCGAGGTGCCCGCACCGTCCGTCCCCCCGTCCCCCCAGGAGCCTGCCGTGACCACCACCGCCCCGACCCCGCCGCCCGCACCCGCCCCGTCCGCACCGGTCCGCACCCAGCCCGGGCTCGACGCGCTGTTCGGTCGGTTCTGGCCCGAGCACGGCCTGCCGTCCGGCCTGCGCACGGTCCTGGCCGCGACCGCGGCCGGGCTCTTCGCCGGCTTCGCGCTGTCGTTCACCGACGTCGGCATCACCTGGACGCTCGTCGCGACCGCGAGCGGGGCGGCCGCCCTCGCGACGGCCAGGCGCCGGCGAGAGCCCTGGACCCTCCTGTGCGCCGGCCTGGCGCTCCTGCTCGTGCTGCCGCTGACCCTCCTCGACGCCTGGTGGCTCCGACCGCTGTGCATCGTCGCCGCCACCGCCGTCTTCCTGTGCGGCATCACCGGTGCCCGCACGATGCCCGGCATCCTGCTGTCGGGCATCTCCTGGCCGCTGGCCTCGCTGCGCGGGCTCCCGTGGTTCGGTCGATCGCTGCGGATCGCCGGCAACGGGTCGCGCACGACCGCCCTGCTCCGCACGACCGCCTGGTCGCTGCTCGGCCTCGGCGTCTTCGGGACGATCTTCGCCAGCGCGAACCCGGTGTTCGGCTCGTGGGTCGACCAGCTCGTCCCGAACCTGACCTTCAACGACCTGGTCGGCCGCGCCTTCCTGTCCTGCTTCGTCTTCGCCGTCACGCTCGGCGCTGCCTACCTCGCCCTCAACCCGTCCGACGTCGAGGTCATGGGCGGACGTCGCCCGGCGGCACTGGCCAACCGGTTCGAGTGGCTGGTCCCCGTGCTGGTCGTCGACGCGGTGTTCCTCGCCTTCATAGCCGCCCAGGCGCGTGCGCTGGTGGGCGGTGAGGACTACATCCGGGAGACCACCGGCCTGACCTACGCCGACTTCGTGCACCAGGGCTTCGGCCAGCTGACCCTCGCCACCGCGCTGACCGTGCTCGTGGTGTGGGTCGCCTCCCGCCGAGCGGGGGACACCCCGACGGACCGCCGCTGGCTGCGCGGGTCGGTCGGCCTCCTGTGCGTCCTGACCCTCCTCGTCGTGGCCTCGGCCCTGCGCGGGATGGCGGTCTACCAGGACGCCTACGGCTTCACGACGCTCCGCCTGTTCGTCGACGTCTTCGAGGGATGGCTCGGCTTCGTGGTGCTGGCGATCATGGTCGCCGGCGTGACCGGACTCGGCCGCTGGCTGCCGCGGATCGCCCTCGTGTCCGGGGCCGTCGCCCTCATCGGGCTGGCGGCGATCAACCCCGACGCGTGGGTGGCGGACCGCAACCTCGACCGGTACGACGCGACCGGCAGGCTCGACCTGCGCTACCTCCAGGGCCTGTCGTCGGACGCCGCGCCCGTCATCGCCGACCGGTTGCCGGCCGACGTCGCACGCTGCGTCCTGCAGGACCTGCCGTGGAACGCGATGCGGGCCGAGACGCTCGACGACCCGCGGGCGTGGAACCTCGGGCGGAGCCGCGCCGAAGGTCCGCTGCGCGAGCTCGGCCTGCTCCCGGCGCGCGAGGAGGCGTCGTACGACGTGGGCGACGTCGCGGTGAGCGGGTGCGACCAGGTCTGGACGGCGTTCGGGGAGTAG
- a CDS encoding response regulator transcription factor — translation MTSQHASSGAARTALVVEDERTINDALAQRLRAEGYTVVQAFDGPSAVELAASERPDVVLLDVMLPGFDGLEVCRRVQADRPVPVLMLTARDDEADVLVGLGVGADDYLTKPFSMREVVARVAALLRRVERAAALADERPAVISVGGLSLDPGTRRTTVAGEPVHLTPTEFDLLLCLAREAGQVLTRERLLRDVWDWGDAWGSTSAARTVDSHVKALRSKVGAARIRTVHGVGYALEAVGS, via the coding sequence ATGACGTCGCAGCATGCCTCCAGCGGGGCCGCGAGAACCGCCCTCGTGGTCGAGGACGAGCGCACCATCAACGACGCGCTCGCCCAGCGGCTGCGGGCCGAGGGCTACACCGTCGTGCAGGCCTTCGACGGCCCGTCGGCGGTCGAGCTGGCCGCGTCGGAGCGGCCCGACGTGGTGCTCCTCGACGTGATGCTGCCGGGCTTCGACGGCCTCGAGGTGTGCCGCCGGGTCCAGGCCGACCGTCCCGTGCCGGTCCTGATGCTCACCGCCCGAGACGACGAGGCCGACGTCCTCGTCGGGCTGGGCGTCGGGGCCGACGACTACCTGACCAAGCCGTTCTCGATGCGCGAGGTCGTGGCCCGCGTCGCCGCCCTCCTGCGTCGCGTGGAGCGGGCAGCGGCGCTCGCCGACGAGCGACCGGCCGTGATCTCGGTCGGTGGGCTGTCGCTCGACCCCGGCACCCGGCGTACGACCGTCGCGGGGGAGCCCGTGCACCTCACCCCGACCGAGTTCGACCTGCTGCTCTGCCTGGCCCGCGAGGCTGGTCAGGTCCTCACCCGCGAGCGGCTCCTGCGCGATGTCTGGGACTGGGGTGACGCGTGGGGGAGCACCAGTGCCGCCCGCACCGTCGACAGCCACGTGAAGGCCCTGCGCAGCAAGGTCGGCGCGGCGCGGATCCGCACGGTCCACGGGGTGGGCTACGCGCTCGAGGCGGTCGGGTCGTGA
- a CDS encoding PAS domain-containing sensor histidine kinase — MSGQRKVDSAPTRLRTLADSYPDGILGATRDGIVTIVNAQGAALLGVDSEQALGMPLPEVLRLLDQDGKTWLEVNRPFDSISIVRGVPEQSWLNASGEEVLTTGKLVRDGALGPVLGIAVGLRSGRGRARLDRERSDLVAMVAHELRSPLTGVKGFVQALLNRWDKLSDDQRKLMLTTVNADADRLARLIAELLDVARIDTDRLQLYPRESSAEVLVRRVVDSIEAGTARGIRLEVEDDLPEVFADPDKFTQVVTNLVENAIRHGQGQVSVGLAASPSLAGVRITVDDQGDGIPVELRRRVFTKFWTTGDSGGTGLGMYIVGGLARAHGGWVTIDDAPGGGARVMVDWPTEDGRPD, encoded by the coding sequence GTGTCAGGACAGCGGAAGGTCGACAGCGCGCCGACCCGGCTGCGCACGCTGGCCGACTCCTACCCCGACGGCATCCTCGGCGCCACGCGCGACGGGATCGTGACGATCGTGAACGCCCAGGGCGCCGCGCTGCTCGGCGTCGACTCCGAGCAGGCACTCGGCATGCCGCTGCCCGAGGTGCTCCGGCTCCTCGACCAGGACGGCAAGACCTGGCTCGAGGTCAACCGACCCTTCGACAGCATCTCCATCGTCCGCGGCGTGCCCGAGCAGTCGTGGCTGAACGCCTCCGGCGAGGAGGTCCTCACCACGGGCAAGCTGGTGCGCGACGGCGCGCTCGGTCCGGTCCTCGGCATCGCCGTCGGCCTGCGCAGCGGCCGCGGTCGCGCCCGGCTCGACCGCGAGCGCTCCGACCTCGTCGCGATGGTCGCCCACGAGCTGCGCTCGCCGCTGACCGGCGTGAAGGGCTTCGTGCAGGCACTGCTCAACCGCTGGGACAAGCTCAGCGACGACCAGCGCAAGCTCATGCTCACCACCGTCAACGCCGATGCCGACCGGCTGGCCCGTCTCATCGCCGAGCTCCTCGACGTCGCCCGCATCGACACCGACCGGCTCCAGCTCTACCCGCGCGAGTCGTCAGCCGAGGTGCTCGTGCGGCGCGTGGTCGACAGCATCGAGGCCGGCACCGCCCGCGGGATCCGGCTGGAGGTCGAGGACGACCTGCCCGAGGTCTTCGCGGACCCCGACAAGTTCACCCAGGTCGTCACCAACCTCGTCGAGAACGCCATCCGGCACGGCCAGGGCCAGGTCAGCGTGGGGCTGGCCGCCTCGCCCAGCCTGGCCGGCGTACGCATCACGGTCGACGACCAGGGGGACGGCATCCCCGTCGAGCTCCGTCGACGGGTGTTCACGAAGTTCTGGACCACCGGCGACTCCGGCGGGACCGGACTCGGGATGTACATCGTCGGCGGGCTCGCTCGCGCCCACGGCGGCTGGGTCACCATCGACGACGCACCCGGCGGCGGTGCGCGCGTGATGGTGGACTGGCCGACCGAGGACGGCCGCCCGGACTGA
- a CDS encoding DUF4031 domain-containing protein, whose protein sequence is MILIDPPAVPRWDRHWSHLASDTSYDELHAFAAAHGIPARGWDRDHYDVPADHYDAMVAAGAVPVTSRELVAALRRAGLRRPKASS, encoded by the coding sequence ATGATCCTCATCGATCCACCTGCCGTGCCCAGGTGGGACCGGCACTGGTCCCACCTGGCCAGCGACACGTCGTACGACGAGCTGCACGCGTTCGCGGCCGCCCACGGCATCCCGGCCCGGGGCTGGGACCGCGACCACTACGACGTGCCCGCCGACCACTACGACGCGATGGTCGCCGCGGGTGCGGTGCCCGTGACGTCCCGGGAGCTGGTCGCAGCCCTGCGACGCGCCGGGCTGAGGCGTCCGAAGGCGAGCTCGTGA
- a CDS encoding epoxide hydrolase family protein yields MNPHQDHHQPQSDADLVFRPHTVAVPQADLDDLHARLERTRYAAEARSATGGDDWSAGTPVSYLRDMVAHWRDDFDWRAQEERMNAYPQFLTEIDGQTIHLVHVRSANEDAIPLLLLHTYPGSFVDFLDLVPLLRDDFHLVIPTIPGVGFSQPLDDGVWDSRRNARAWDRLMRALGYESYGAHGSDNGAVVARELAMLAPEGFLGAHVLQLFSFPSGDPAEFEKMSAADHAALEFAGWFQTVNGYATMNASRPLTVAAALSDSPVGQLAYNELFESFGNGTSRVTRDQVLTQVSLYWFTNSSAGAVQTYRAEQAVEPRVNEGPIGVAVFADDFRSMRPFAERDNTRIVSWTEHGTGGHYAAMEVPVELAGAIRGFYA; encoded by the coding sequence ATGAACCCACACCAGGACCACCACCAGCCCCAGTCCGACGCCGACCTCGTCTTCCGGCCCCACACCGTCGCGGTCCCGCAGGCAGACCTCGACGACCTGCACGCCCGCCTCGAGCGCACCCGCTACGCAGCCGAGGCACGGTCCGCCACCGGGGGCGACGACTGGAGCGCGGGGACCCCGGTCTCCTACCTGCGCGACATGGTCGCCCACTGGCGCGACGACTTCGACTGGCGCGCCCAGGAGGAGCGGATGAACGCCTACCCGCAGTTCCTCACCGAGATCGACGGGCAGACGATCCACCTCGTCCACGTCCGCTCGGCCAACGAGGACGCCATCCCCCTGCTGCTGCTCCACACCTACCCGGGCTCGTTCGTCGACTTCCTCGACCTGGTCCCGCTCCTGCGCGACGACTTCCACCTGGTGATCCCCACGATCCCCGGGGTCGGCTTCAGCCAGCCCCTCGACGACGGCGTCTGGGACTCACGCCGCAATGCCCGGGCCTGGGACCGACTCATGCGGGCCCTCGGCTACGAGTCGTACGGCGCCCACGGGTCCGACAACGGTGCCGTGGTGGCCCGGGAGCTGGCGATGCTGGCGCCCGAGGGCTTCCTCGGAGCCCACGTCCTCCAGCTGTTCTCGTTCCCGTCCGGCGACCCGGCCGAGTTCGAGAAGATGAGCGCCGCCGACCACGCTGCCCTGGAGTTCGCCGGCTGGTTCCAGACCGTCAACGGCTACGCCACCATGAACGCCTCACGTCCGCTCACCGTCGCCGCCGCCCTCAGCGACTCGCCCGTGGGTCAGCTCGCCTACAACGAGCTGTTCGAGAGCTTCGGCAACGGCACGTCGCGGGTGACGCGCGACCAGGTCCTCACCCAGGTCAGCCTCTACTGGTTCACCAACAGCAGTGCCGGTGCCGTGCAGACCTACCGGGCGGAGCAGGCGGTCGAGCCCCGGGTCAACGAGGGACCGATCGGGGTGGCGGTCTTCGCCGACGACTTCCGGTCGATGCGGCCCTTCGCCGAGCGCGACAACACCCGGATCGTGTCGTGGACCGAGCACGGGACGGGCGGGCACTACGCCGCGATGGAGGTCCCCGTCGAGCTCGCCGGCGCGATTCGCGGGTTCTACGCGTGA
- a CDS encoding helix-turn-helix transcriptional regulator: MSLQTSSRLFALLGILQSRASVTGPVLAAQLGVGERTVRKDVERLRELGYPVEAVRGAAGGYRFGDHGRLPPLLLEDDEAVAVAVALSTVSAVRGIEDAGSRALAKLAHVLPDRLWRRVRALAESTDVGPADTGTNIEAPPVDVGLLADLASAIRDREGLRVRYRPPGGEEERWEADPYRLVSWQQRWYVVARLRPDGRWRALRVDWLELRTPGASRFSPEPLEGGDYAAFVLRDVAFSGWSVHCRIAVDAAADEVLRRINPTVGVVETVDEDHSVLVTGADSVEIVAVYIGMLGLDFHVEEPPDLVSHLRTLSARYAASVPGG; the protein is encoded by the coding sequence ATGTCCCTCCAGACGTCGTCCCGGCTGTTCGCGCTGCTCGGCATCCTGCAGTCCCGGGCCAGCGTGACCGGCCCGGTGCTGGCCGCCCAGCTCGGGGTCGGTGAACGCACGGTCCGCAAGGACGTGGAGCGGTTGCGCGAGCTGGGCTACCCCGTCGAGGCGGTGCGCGGCGCTGCGGGCGGCTACCGGTTCGGCGACCACGGGCGGCTGCCGCCCCTGCTCCTCGAGGACGACGAGGCCGTCGCCGTGGCCGTCGCGCTCAGCACCGTCTCGGCGGTGCGAGGCATCGAGGACGCGGGGTCGCGTGCCCTGGCCAAGCTCGCGCACGTCCTTCCGGACCGCCTCTGGCGCCGGGTGCGCGCCCTGGCCGAGAGCACGGACGTGGGTCCGGCGGACACGGGGACCAACATCGAGGCCCCGCCGGTCGACGTCGGCCTGCTCGCCGACCTGGCGAGCGCCATCCGGGACCGGGAGGGCCTGCGGGTCCGCTACCGGCCGCCCGGCGGGGAGGAGGAACGGTGGGAGGCGGACCCCTATCGGTTGGTGAGCTGGCAGCAGCGCTGGTACGTCGTCGCCCGCCTGCGGCCCGACGGGCGCTGGCGCGCGCTCCGCGTCGACTGGCTGGAGCTGCGCACGCCCGGGGCCAGCCGGTTCTCCCCCGAGCCCCTCGAGGGCGGCGACTACGCGGCGTTCGTGCTCCGCGACGTGGCCTTCAGCGGCTGGAGCGTGCACTGCCGGATCGCCGTGGACGCCGCGGCCGACGAGGTGCTCCGCCGCATCAACCCGACCGTCGGGGTCGTCGAGACGGTCGACGAGGACCACAGCGTGCTCGTCACCGGCGCCGACAGCGTCGAGATCGTGGCGGTCTACATCGGCATGCTCGGGCTGGACTTCCACGTCGAGGAGCCGCCGGACCTCGTGTCGCACCTGCGCACGCTGTCCGCCAGGTACGCCGCATCCGTCCCGGGAGGCTGA
- a CDS encoding TrmH family RNA methyltransferase, which translates to MTPLVASNARVKEARKLSRRSVRTERRLFLADGPKAVEGALSIDGCVVEVFATPAAFEQYADLLASAVVSVVDERALASLSDSVSPAGVVALCHHIDAPLEHVVTASPRLLVICADVRDPGNAGNVIRTADAAGADGIVLAGQSVDAYNPKTVRSTVGSLFHLPLAVERDPAIAVRAAQARGLTVLAADGAGDVDLFEADLSGPTAWLFGNEAWGLPDELARLADQRVAIPIHGRAESLNLSTAAAVCLYASARAQRA; encoded by the coding sequence GTGACGCCACTCGTCGCGAGCAACGCTCGCGTCAAGGAGGCTCGCAAGTTGAGCCGCCGCTCGGTACGCACCGAGCGGCGGCTCTTCCTTGCCGACGGCCCGAAGGCCGTCGAGGGAGCGCTGTCGATCGACGGCTGCGTGGTCGAGGTCTTCGCCACGCCTGCGGCGTTCGAGCAGTACGCCGACCTGCTGGCCTCCGCTGTCGTCAGCGTCGTCGACGAGCGGGCCCTCGCCTCGCTGTCGGACTCGGTCTCCCCGGCCGGGGTCGTGGCGCTGTGCCACCACATCGACGCGCCGCTCGAGCACGTGGTCACCGCCTCGCCGCGGCTGCTGGTCATCTGCGCCGACGTACGTGATCCCGGCAACGCGGGCAACGTCATCCGCACGGCCGACGCCGCGGGTGCCGACGGCATCGTCCTCGCCGGCCAGTCCGTCGACGCCTACAACCCGAAGACCGTGCGCAGCACGGTGGGCAGCCTGTTCCACCTGCCCCTCGCGGTCGAGCGCGACCCCGCCATCGCGGTCCGGGCCGCCCAGGCGCGCGGCCTCACGGTCCTCGCCGCCGACGGCGCAGGCGACGTCGACCTCTTCGAGGCCGACCTGTCGGGACCGACAGCCTGGCTCTTCGGCAACGAGGCCTGGGGACTGCCCGACGAGCTCGCCCGCCTGGCCGACCAGCGCGTGGCGATCCCGATCCACGGCCGGGCCGAGAGCCTGAACCTCTCGACGGCCGCCGCGGTCTGCCTCTACGCCAGCGCCCGCGCCCAGCGCGCCTGA
- the rplT gene encoding 50S ribosomal protein L20, which yields MARVKRAVNAQKKRRTTLERAAGYRGQRSRLYRKAKEQVTHSLVYSYNDRRKNKGNFRKLWIQRINAAARANGMTYNRFIQGLGLAGIEVDRKILAELAVNDAPAFAALVEAAKAALPEDVNAPKVSA from the coding sequence ATGGCACGCGTCAAGCGCGCAGTGAACGCCCAGAAGAAGCGTCGTACCACCCTCGAGCGCGCCGCCGGCTACCGCGGCCAGCGCTCGCGGCTCTACCGCAAGGCCAAGGAGCAGGTCACCCACTCCCTGGTCTACAGCTACAACGACCGCCGCAAGAACAAGGGCAACTTCCGCAAGCTGTGGATCCAGCGCATCAACGCCGCTGCCCGCGCGAACGGCATGACCTACAACCGCTTCATCCAGGGCCTCGGCCTGGCCGGCATCGAGGTGGACCGCAAGATCCTCGCCGAGCTCGCCGTCAACGACGCCCCGGCCTTCGCCGCGCTCGTCGAGGCCGCCAAGGCCGCGCTGCCCGAGGACGTCAACGCGCCCAAGGTCTCCGCCTGA
- a CDS encoding large ribosomal subunit protein bL35 — protein sequence MPKNKTHSGAKKRFKVTGSGKIMRLQAGRKSGAAFASAPTTGSRKKHRRNAGMVELEKGDVARAKKMLGI from the coding sequence ATGCCGAAGAACAAGACCCACTCGGGCGCGAAGAAGCGCTTCAAGGTGACCGGCTCGGGCAAGATCATGCGCCTGCAGGCCGGCCGCAAGTCCGGCGCTGCGTTCGCGTCCGCGCCGACGACGGGCAGCCGCAAGAAGCACCGCCGCAACGCCGGCATGGTCGAGCTCGAGAAGGGCGACGTCGCCCGCGCCAAGAAGATGCTCGGCATCTGA
- the infC gene encoding translation initiation factor IF-3, which yields MSTELRINDRIRVPEVRLVGPNGETVGIVPTDQALKLAVEADLDLVEIAPQGRPPVCKLMDYGKFKYENAQKARESRRNQTNVIIKEMKLRPKIDKHDYETKKGHVVRFLGAGDKVKITIMFRGREQHRPELGFRLLQKLAEDVQELGFVESSPKQDGRNMTMVIGPHKKKADAKIDADAARASKAQDRADRQAEEDAERVAAHAAGPVAQKKERRRSENLDADIDV from the coding sequence ATCAGCACCGAGCTGCGCATCAACGACCGGATCCGCGTACCCGAGGTCCGGCTCGTAGGACCCAACGGCGAGACCGTTGGCATCGTGCCGACCGACCAGGCACTCAAGCTGGCCGTGGAGGCCGACCTCGACCTCGTCGAGATCGCTCCCCAGGGACGCCCCCCGGTCTGCAAGCTCATGGACTACGGCAAGTTCAAGTACGAGAACGCCCAGAAGGCGCGCGAGTCCCGCCGCAACCAGACGAACGTGATCATCAAGGAGATGAAGCTTCGTCCCAAGATCGACAAGCACGACTACGAGACCAAGAAGGGTCACGTCGTGCGGTTCCTGGGTGCGGGCGACAAGGTCAAGATCACGATCATGTTCCGCGGCCGCGAGCAGCACCGTCCCGAGCTGGGCTTCCGCCTGCTGCAGAAGCTCGCCGAGGACGTGCAGGAGCTCGGCTTCGTCGAGTCCTCGCCCAAGCAGGACGGGCGCAACATGACCATGGTCATCGGCCCGCACAAGAAGAAGGCCGACGCCAAGATCGACGCCGACGCCGCTCGGGCCTCCAAGGCCCAGGACCGCGCGGACCGTCAGGCCGAGGAGGACGCCGAGCGCGTGGCAGCGCACGCTGCCGGCCCGGTGGCCCAGAAGAAGGAGCGTCGTCGCTCCGAGAACCTCGACGCCGACATCGACGTCTGA